From the genome of Globicephala melas chromosome 11, mGloMel1.2, whole genome shotgun sequence, one region includes:
- the CSRNP1 gene encoding cysteine/serine-rich nuclear protein 1 isoform X2, translated as MTGLLKRKFDQLDEDSSSLCSSSSSLSSSGRHSPSCSPSSSASPSWDSDEEGPWDQMPLPDRNFCGPRSFTPLSILKRAPRKRPGRVAFDGITVFYFPRCQGFTSVPSRGGCTLGMASRHSAYRRFSLAEFTQEQARARQEKLRLRLKEEKLEALRWKLSEAGIPKTEASLPLTVDTIDDASVEEDLAVAVAGGQLEEMTFLQPYPARKRRALLRASGVRRIDREEKRELQALRQSREDCGCRCDRVCDPETCSCSLAGIKCQMDHTAFPCGCCREGCENPKGRVEFNQARVQTHFIHTLTRLQLEQGAESLGELEAPAQGAAFSPSEQVLAPTFPLAKPPVSSELGDNSCSSDMTDSSTASSSSEAPSGSAHPALPGPGFQPGVDDDSLARILSFSDSDLGGEGEEEEEGGVGSLDNLSCFHPADIFGTGDPTGLASWTHSYSSSSLASGILDENANLDASCLLNSGLESLGEGSLPGPPVPAITDAGQSSSVDLSLSSCDSFKLLQALPDYSLGPHYTSQKVSDSLDNLEAAHFALPAFSPPGDASTCFLESIMGLSEPAAEALAPFMDGQLFEDTAPASLVEPVSV; from the exons ATGACTGGGCTGCTGAAGAGGAAGTTCGACCAGCTGGATGAGGACTCCTCCTCACTCTGCTCGTCCTCCTCCTCTTTGTCCTCCTCGGGCCGCCACTCTCCCTCCTGCTCCCCGAGCTCTTCGGCCTCCCCGTCTTGGGACTCGGATGAGGAAGGCCCCTGGGATCAGATGCCCTTGCCTGACCGCAACTTCTGTGGCCCCCGAAGTTTCACCC CCCTGTCCATCCTGAAGCGGGCCCCCCGGAAGCGCCCAGGCCGGGTAGCCTTCGATGGCATCACTGTCTTCTACTTCCCTCGGTGCCAGGGCTTCACCAGTGTGCCCAGCCGCGGCGGCTGCACCCTGGGTATGGCCTCCCGCCACAGTGCCTACCGCCGCTTCTCCCTGGCCGAGTTTACGCAGGAGCAAGCCCGGGCACGGCAAGAGAAGCTGCGCCTACGCTTGAAGGAGGAGAAGCTGGAGGCGCTGAGATGGAAG CTTTCGGAGGCCGGGATACCCAAGACGGAGGCCAGCCTGCCGCTTACAGTGGACACCATAGATGATGCCTCTGTGGAGGAGGATTTGGCAGTGGCCGTGGCAGGTGGCCAGTTGGAGGAAATGACCTTCCTCCAGCCCTACCCAGCCCGGAAGCGGCGGGCTCTGCTGCGGGCCTCGGGCGTGCGGAGGATCGATCGTGAGGAGAAGCGAGAGCTGCAGGCCCTGCGCCAGTCCCGGGAGGACTGTGGCTGTCGCTGTGACAGGGTCTGTGACCCTGAGACCTGCAGCTGTAGCCTGGCGGGCATCAAGTGCCAG ATGGACCACACAGCGTTCCCCTGTGGTTGCTGCAGAGAGGGCTGTGAGAACCCTAAGGGCCGTGTGGAATTTAATCAGGCGCGAGTTCAGACCCATTTCATTCACACGCTCACCCGCCTGCAGCTGGAGCAGGGGGCCGAGAGCCTTGGGGAGCTGGAGGCCCCGGCCCAGGGTGCCGCATTCAGCCCCAGCGAGCAGGTCCTGGCCCCCACGTTCCCCCTGGCCAAGCCCCCCGTGAGCAGCGAGCTGGGAGACAACAGCTGCAGCAGCGACATGACCGATTCGTCCACAGCATCAAGCAGCAGCGAGGCACCCAGTGGCTCTGCCCACCCGGCCCTGCCCGGCCCCGGCTTCCAGCCCGGAGTGGACGATGACAGCCTGGCTCGGATCCTGAGCTTCAGTGACTCTGACCTgggtggagagggggaggaggaggaggaagggggtgtGGGCAGCCTGGACAACCTCAGCTGCTTCCACCCAGCTGATATCTTTGGTACCGGTGACCCCACTGGCCTGGCCAGCTGGACCCACAGCTATTCCAGCTCCAGCCTCGCGTCAGGCATCCTGGATGAAAACGCCAACCTGGATGCCAGCTGCCTCCTCAATAGTGGCCTTGAAAGCTTGGGGGAAGGCAGCCTCCCCGGCCCCCCGGTGCCAGCCATCACGGATGCCGGCCAGAGCAGCTCAGTGGACCTGAGCTTGTCCTCCTGTGACTCCTTCAAGCTGCTCCAGGCCCTGCCAGACTACAGTCTGGGGCCCCACTACACCTCCCAAAAGGTGTCTGATAGCCTGGACAACCTCGAGGCAGCCCACTTCGCCCTGCCTGCCTTTTCTCCCCCTGGGGACGCCAGCACGTGCTTCCTGGAGTCCATCATGGGCTTGTCTGAGCCAGCCGCCGAGGCCCTGGCTCCCTTCATGGACGGCCAGTTGTTTGAGGACACTGCCCCAGCATCGCTGGTGGAGCCTGTGTCTGTGTGA
- the CSRNP1 gene encoding cysteine/serine-rich nuclear protein 1 isoform X1 yields MARQRDQVSLWFGGISGLGCLCPDPRVPLTTMTGLLKRKFDQLDEDSSSLCSSSSSLSSSGRHSPSCSPSSSASPSWDSDEEGPWDQMPLPDRNFCGPRSFTPLSILKRAPRKRPGRVAFDGITVFYFPRCQGFTSVPSRGGCTLGMASRHSAYRRFSLAEFTQEQARARQEKLRLRLKEEKLEALRWKLSEAGIPKTEASLPLTVDTIDDASVEEDLAVAVAGGQLEEMTFLQPYPARKRRALLRASGVRRIDREEKRELQALRQSREDCGCRCDRVCDPETCSCSLAGIKCQMDHTAFPCGCCREGCENPKGRVEFNQARVQTHFIHTLTRLQLEQGAESLGELEAPAQGAAFSPSEQVLAPTFPLAKPPVSSELGDNSCSSDMTDSSTASSSSEAPSGSAHPALPGPGFQPGVDDDSLARILSFSDSDLGGEGEEEEEGGVGSLDNLSCFHPADIFGTGDPTGLASWTHSYSSSSLASGILDENANLDASCLLNSGLESLGEGSLPGPPVPAITDAGQSSSVDLSLSSCDSFKLLQALPDYSLGPHYTSQKVSDSLDNLEAAHFALPAFSPPGDASTCFLESIMGLSEPAAEALAPFMDGQLFEDTAPASLVEPVSV; encoded by the exons ATGGCCAGGCAGAGAGACCAAGTGAGCCTTTGGTTCGGGGGAATCTCAGGCTTAG GCTGTCTGTGCCCAGACCCCAGAGTACCCCTCACCACCATGACTGGGCTGCTGAAGAGGAAGTTCGACCAGCTGGATGAGGACTCCTCCTCACTCTGCTCGTCCTCCTCCTCTTTGTCCTCCTCGGGCCGCCACTCTCCCTCCTGCTCCCCGAGCTCTTCGGCCTCCCCGTCTTGGGACTCGGATGAGGAAGGCCCCTGGGATCAGATGCCCTTGCCTGACCGCAACTTCTGTGGCCCCCGAAGTTTCACCC CCCTGTCCATCCTGAAGCGGGCCCCCCGGAAGCGCCCAGGCCGGGTAGCCTTCGATGGCATCACTGTCTTCTACTTCCCTCGGTGCCAGGGCTTCACCAGTGTGCCCAGCCGCGGCGGCTGCACCCTGGGTATGGCCTCCCGCCACAGTGCCTACCGCCGCTTCTCCCTGGCCGAGTTTACGCAGGAGCAAGCCCGGGCACGGCAAGAGAAGCTGCGCCTACGCTTGAAGGAGGAGAAGCTGGAGGCGCTGAGATGGAAG CTTTCGGAGGCCGGGATACCCAAGACGGAGGCCAGCCTGCCGCTTACAGTGGACACCATAGATGATGCCTCTGTGGAGGAGGATTTGGCAGTGGCCGTGGCAGGTGGCCAGTTGGAGGAAATGACCTTCCTCCAGCCCTACCCAGCCCGGAAGCGGCGGGCTCTGCTGCGGGCCTCGGGCGTGCGGAGGATCGATCGTGAGGAGAAGCGAGAGCTGCAGGCCCTGCGCCAGTCCCGGGAGGACTGTGGCTGTCGCTGTGACAGGGTCTGTGACCCTGAGACCTGCAGCTGTAGCCTGGCGGGCATCAAGTGCCAG ATGGACCACACAGCGTTCCCCTGTGGTTGCTGCAGAGAGGGCTGTGAGAACCCTAAGGGCCGTGTGGAATTTAATCAGGCGCGAGTTCAGACCCATTTCATTCACACGCTCACCCGCCTGCAGCTGGAGCAGGGGGCCGAGAGCCTTGGGGAGCTGGAGGCCCCGGCCCAGGGTGCCGCATTCAGCCCCAGCGAGCAGGTCCTGGCCCCCACGTTCCCCCTGGCCAAGCCCCCCGTGAGCAGCGAGCTGGGAGACAACAGCTGCAGCAGCGACATGACCGATTCGTCCACAGCATCAAGCAGCAGCGAGGCACCCAGTGGCTCTGCCCACCCGGCCCTGCCCGGCCCCGGCTTCCAGCCCGGAGTGGACGATGACAGCCTGGCTCGGATCCTGAGCTTCAGTGACTCTGACCTgggtggagagggggaggaggaggaggaagggggtgtGGGCAGCCTGGACAACCTCAGCTGCTTCCACCCAGCTGATATCTTTGGTACCGGTGACCCCACTGGCCTGGCCAGCTGGACCCACAGCTATTCCAGCTCCAGCCTCGCGTCAGGCATCCTGGATGAAAACGCCAACCTGGATGCCAGCTGCCTCCTCAATAGTGGCCTTGAAAGCTTGGGGGAAGGCAGCCTCCCCGGCCCCCCGGTGCCAGCCATCACGGATGCCGGCCAGAGCAGCTCAGTGGACCTGAGCTTGTCCTCCTGTGACTCCTTCAAGCTGCTCCAGGCCCTGCCAGACTACAGTCTGGGGCCCCACTACACCTCCCAAAAGGTGTCTGATAGCCTGGACAACCTCGAGGCAGCCCACTTCGCCCTGCCTGCCTTTTCTCCCCCTGGGGACGCCAGCACGTGCTTCCTGGAGTCCATCATGGGCTTGTCTGAGCCAGCCGCCGAGGCCCTGGCTCCCTTCATGGACGGCCAGTTGTTTGAGGACACTGCCCCAGCATCGCTGGTGGAGCCTGTGTCTGTGTGA